A window of Thermoproteales archaeon genomic DNA:
CTTGAAATGCTTGAAAGATATAAAGAAGATTTAGAAGAAGAATTGAATGAAATACAGGAAGAATTGAAGAGCGTCGAGGAGAGAATTAAAGGGTTAAGAAAGCTTATTGAAGAGAGAGGTTAAAGTGTTTCCACTAAAGCTTAAAATTTTTCTTTTAATTTTTATTATTTTCATTTTTGTATCGTTATGTTTAATGTTTCTTGTAAATAAGGAAGGGTTTGAGGAGGGTGCATTATCTTTGAAACCAGTAGACTATGTTAAGATTATTGTGGTAATCGATAACAATGAAGGTTCTAGAGGTTTAGAAACTGCATGGGGCGTTGCTATGTATGTTGAAACAGAGAATACTGCCTTCCTATTTGATACAGGTCCTGATCCCACTACTTTAGAAATTAATATTGAAAAACTTTCCCTAGATATTGATAAGATAGATTTCGTTTTTATTTCTCATGAGCATGGAGACCATGCTGGCGGTCTAGCTTATGTAGCCCGTGTAAAGCCAGGAATAAAAATTTACATTCCAAAACATTCAAGCAACTACATAAAAAGTAGGATTAGAAAAAACTTTTCATTAGTGGAAGTTGACAAGCCTGAAATTATAGTCGATGGTTTGATCAGTTCGGGAGAACTATATGGAGGGTTATACGAGCAGTCTTTAGCTGTATATGTTAAGGATAAAGGCTTAGTTATTCTCACCGGATGCTCGCATCCCGGTATAGAAAACATTGTAAAACATTTTCACGAGTTAACAAATCTTCCTATATACGCTGTTATAGGCGGTTTTCATTTAGGCGGCGCAAGCCATGAAAGACTAAAAAAGATAGCTGATACCTTTAAAGAGCTTAACGTGAAAATGGTTTTTCCAATACATTGCAGTGGAGATTCTGCGAGATCGTTTTTCGCTAAAGAGCTAGGAGAAGTTTACAAAGATGGACATGTTGGACTAGAGCTTTACATTTCAAAAGATGCTGTTACTATCGAGGGTTGAACATGGGAGTAGTTTACGGGCCAGTGCTGTCTTGGCGCTTCGGAAGTTCGCTGGGTATAGATTTGATTAGCG
This region includes:
- a CDS encoding MBL fold metallo-hydrolase, which produces MFLVNKEGFEEGALSLKPVDYVKIIVVIDNNEGSRGLETAWGVAMYVETENTAFLFDTGPDPTTLEINIEKLSLDIDKIDFVFISHEHGDHAGGLAYVARVKPGIKIYIPKHSSNYIKSRIRKNFSLVEVDKPEIIVDGLISSGELYGGLYEQSLAVYVKDKGLVILTGCSHPGIENIVKHFHELTNLPIYAVIGGFHLGGASHERLKKIADTFKELNVKMVFPIHCSGDSARSFFAKELGEVYKDGHVGLELYISKDAVTIEG